A stretch of Brassica napus cultivar Da-Ae chromosome C6, Da-Ae, whole genome shotgun sequence DNA encodes these proteins:
- the LOC125588955 gene encoding uncharacterized protein LOC125588955 — protein sequence MVRCFVLHDVYSQPQQSSRQRRQQILTEGIEEDDLFDFSDNDGDDIPQHNVPQTQENEEIYRVNLNADTLPSHEYTQDSTRLPSRRGEERTRRGGRSERTGGRGSTSQTSTRNSGTNVGSTSRGHRRRQSFETTIQDTINGYKEFQRQSLQQLCPGAFDKDDYDEFKKAEQIFLALELPKFTKFYWACINALKELVFWRKYFIDIARSNDEDKLQLLEAMTGVSRNNEDVPKQLGSGQLFGSPHFGGLSSGSPSSVGNCSRGNNFQNLGAPPTTQQWGTPPNVQHWGTPPNMQHWGTPPNVEYWGTSPNAQPWGVPPNGPSWNTPPNAQQWSTPPYPQQWNIPQNFHHGQQPSNVQQTGSSGTTPTNVHYGFTVGNQGGSPLNTQRNYLEGASIDSSPKVHQSPSTSISFTNYFEPGNTSQRPRRGGLFNIWRTTEEPNEENQCGSGDEE from the coding sequence ATGGTTCGATGTTTTGTGCTACACGATGTTTATTCGCAACCTCAACAGTCGTCACGCCAACGAAGACAACAAATATTGACTGAAGGAATAGAGGAAGATGACTTGTTTGATTTTTCAGACAATGATGGTGATGACATACCTCAACATAATGTTCCTCAAAcccaagaaaatgaagaaatatatCGTGTTAACCTCAATGCCGATACACTTCCTTCGCACGAATATACTCAAGATTCAACTCGGCTTCCTTCTCGAAGAGGTGAGGAACGTACAAGACGTGGTGGTCGTTCAGAAAGAACTGGAGGACGTGGGAGCACTTCTCAAACATCTACTAGAAACTCAGGAACTAATGTTGGAAGTACTTCAAGAGGTCATCGAAGAAGACAATCATTCGAGACTACAATACAAGACACCATTAATGGATATAAAGAATTTCAACGACAAAGTCTACAACAGCTATGCCCAGGTGCTTTTGATAAGGATGATTACGATGAATTCAAAAAAGCAGAACAAATATTTCTTGCTTTGGAACTTCCCAAATTCACTAAATTTTACTGGGCTTGCATTAACGCACTTAAAGAACTGGTTTTTTGGCGAAAGTATTTCATTGATATAGCTCGAAGCAATGACGAAGATAAATTGCAACTACTAGAAGCTATGACTGGTGTATCACGAAATAATGAAGATGTGCCAAAACAATTGGGCTCTGGACAGTTATTTGGGAGTCCACATTTTGGAGGTTTATCATCTGGTAGTCCATCTTCAGTGGGTAATTGTTCAAGGGGAAACAATTTTCAAAACTTGGGTGCACCACCGACTACACAACAATGGGGTACACCTCCAAATGTGCAACACTGGGGAACACCACCAAATATGCAACACTGGGGAACACCACCAAATGTTGAATATTGGGGGACATCACCAAACGCTCAACCATGGGGTGTACCTCCAAATGGTCCAAGTTGGAACACACCTCCAAATGCTCAACAATGGAGTACGCCACCATATCCTCAACAATGGAACATTCCACAAAATTTTCATCATGGTCAGCAACCATCAAATGTTCAGCAAACCGGCTCTTCTGGAACAACACCAACAAATGTTCACTACGGATTTACAGTTGGAAATCAAGGTGGAAGTCCACTGAATACTCAACGAAATTATTTGGAAGGTGCAAGTATAGATTCTTCACCAAAGGTCCACCAATCACCATCAACTAGTATCAGTTTCACTAATTATTTTGAACCAGGAAACACATCACAAAGACCGAGACGTGGAGGACTATTCAATATTTGGAGAACTACAGAAGAACCTAATGAAGAGAATCAATGTGGTTCAGGAGATGAAGAGTAG